One genomic window of Bacilli bacterium PM5-9 includes the following:
- a CDS encoding hypothetical protein (product_source=COG4487; cog=COG4487; pfam=PF09903; superfamily=58038,58113): MEVKIKLIDKTTIELLEDAKKGDIIKLDNLDDIQLDLSKIEEKIKESKDLEYEKYLEKEISVKRKEFELSLENELQKKDSELIELKTKLSTSIKEAELQLKSNYEVQILKLESEIKEIKNRTNIEIENEKNKVAIGFNQEKESLNTQIALQKQEIESLKDFRLKQSTKMVGESLEQHCEIMYNQYGRIAFPNAEFYKDNDASLGSKGDYIFKEYDEKGNLLLSIMFEMKNEQDTTATKHKNSDFFKKLDDDRNKKACEYAVLVSMLEQNNELYNDITKVWEYDNMFVIRPQHFINIISLLRIGSLKSQQYKVEIEQMKNASIDIIDFESKLETFKDDFGRNYSLASKKFTTAIDQIDKTIENLHKIRENLLGSDKNLRIANEKLDKLSIKKLAKNNNTIEKLIDNNNNE; this comes from the coding sequence TTAAACTTATTGATAAAACAACAATTGAATTGCTTGAAGACGCTAAAAAGGGAGATATTATTAAATTAGATAATTTGGATGATATTCAACTTGATTTATCAAAAATTGAAGAGAAAATAAAAGAATCTAAAGATTTGGAATATGAAAAATATTTAGAAAAAGAAATTAGTGTTAAAAGAAAGGAATTTGAATTGTCATTAGAAAATGAATTACAAAAGAAAGATAGTGAATTAATTGAATTAAAAACTAAATTAAGCACTAGTATCAAAGAGGCTGAATTGCAGCTGAAAAGTAATTATGAAGTTCAAATTTTAAAATTAGAATCTGAAATTAAAGAGATTAAAAACAGAACAAATATTGAAATTGAAAATGAAAAAAATAAAGTTGCGATTGGATTTAATCAAGAAAAGGAAAGCCTTAATACTCAAATTGCTTTACAAAAACAAGAGATTGAATCATTAAAAGATTTTAGACTTAAACAAAGCACAAAAATGGTTGGTGAAAGTTTAGAACAGCATTGTGAAATTATGTATAATCAATATGGTAGAATTGCCTTTCCAAATGCTGAGTTTTATAAAGATAATGATGCTTCTTTAGGAAGTAAGGGTGATTACATATTTAAGGAATATGATGAAAAAGGTAACTTGTTGTTGTCAATTATGTTTGAAATGAAAAACGAGCAGGATACTACAGCTACTAAACATAAAAACAGTGATTTCTTTAAAAAGTTAGATGATGATAGAAACAAAAAGGCTTGTGAATATGCTGTTTTAGTAAGTATGCTAGAACAAAATAATGAGTTATATAATGATATTACAAAAGTTTGGGAATATGATAATATGTTTGTTATAAGGCCTCAACATTTTATTAATATTATTAGTTTATTAAGAATTGGTAGTCTTAAATCACAACAATATAAAGTTGAAATAGAACAAATGAAAAATGCGAGTATTGATATAATTGATTTTGAAAGTAAATTAGAAACTTTTAAAGATGACTTTGGAAGAAATTATTCTTTGGCAAGCAAAAAGTTTACAACAGCAATTGATCAAATTGATAAAACAATTGAAAACCTTCATAAAATTAGAGAAAATTTATTAGGTTCTGATAAAAACTTAAGGATTGCTAATGAAAAACTAGATAAACTTAGTATTAAGAAATTAGCAAAAAATAATAATACGATTGAAAAATTAATTGATAATAATAATAATGAATAA